Genomic window (Staphylococcus debuckii):
TTGGATAAACTAGCGAAAAAGGCACCTACGATGATTTCGAATTACTTTGATGGATTCGGAACAAAGGTAATGTCGTTTGCAGAAGCGGTAGTTAACATTGGGGTAGTATTAGTAACCACTCCATTTGTTTTATTCTTCTTCTTGAAAGATGGACATCATTTTAAAGAAACAGCAATCAAAATTGTACCGCCGAAATTCCGTCAAGACTTTCATGAAATTATTGAAAGTATGAGTATGCAAGTAGGTTCTTATATCCAAGGCCAGATGTTTGTATCGCTGTGTATTGGTATCTTGCTCTTCATCGGTTACTCTATTATCGGCTTAGATTATAGTCTGGTACTTGCATGTATTGCTGCTGTAACCAGCGTAGTGCCTTATTTAGGCCCAACTATCGCGATTTCACCAGCAATTATTATTGCATTAATTACTTCACCGATTATGTTATTGAAATTAGTAGTGGTGTGGACTTTGGTACAATTCTTTGAAGGTCACTTCATTTCACCGAACGTAATGGGTAAAACGCTCAAAGTTCATCCGTTAACTATTATTTTCGTATTATTATGTGCCGGAAATTTATTAGGTGTTGTAGGTGTCATCTTAGCGATTCCAGGTTACGCCGTACTTAAAGTATTGGTAATGCACCTCTTTGATATATTCAAACGTCGCTACAACCGCTATTACGGCCATGATTCTGAGCCTTATGAGGTAAGTACTGAAGAATGGGCGAACAATCCGAATAATGAATTGGAAAAATAATTCAGAACAGAAACAGGCATGACACTATTGTTAGGAGGTTATGTCTGTTTTTACGTTTTGAATCACTTAAGGTTGTGGTATATTTTTACTATGTAAGTTGATATTATTTGCTAGTAAACGAGTTAAATAATTAAAGAATAACAAAAAATATCAATTAAGAATTGAGTGAAAAAATGTCAAAAGAATTAAAAGGTCGCTTGTTCACCATAGCGAAAATCGTTTTTGCTACAGTTTTATTTATCGTTGTAGCTACTATTTTGTATAGAGAAATTGCGCACATGGATTTTAAAAAGGCGTTTATTCTCTTTGAAAAATTGAATAGGGTACAGTTAACGGGTGTGTTTGCAATCGGTGCCGCATCTATTTTACTGCTCAGCTTTTATGACTATATCATGGTACGCACATTGAAGTTGTCTATACCTTTAGGAAAAGTCTTTAGAATTAGTTATATTATCAATGCTTTGAATTCCATCATTGGATTTGGTGGATTTATCGGTGCAGGCATGCGTTTGGCAGTTTATAGAAATTATACTAAAGATACCAAGACTTTGATGCATTATATTTCGTTAGTCTTGCTATCGATGTTGACAGGATTGAGCTTCCTATCGATTTTGGTAGTCACACATGTCTTCAATGCATCTCATTTGTTATATCGCTATCCTGCTGTACATATTATGATGTATGTCGTGGCATTATTCTTACCGGCATTTATCATTTTTACCATCAAGAAGCCGGTTCAACAGAATCATCGGTTAACAGGTGTTTATCTTACGATGGTTTCAGCGGTTGAATGGATTGCTGCAAGTACAGTATTGTACTTTTCATTGCGTGTCGTTCATTTAGATGTGCCATATACTTCGGTAATCGGTATCTTTATTATCGCTGCCATAGCAGGTTTGATCAGTTTCATCCCTGGTGGCTTCGGAGCCTTTGATGTCGTGATTTTAGTAGGTTTGAAATACTTAGGCTTGCCAGAAGAAAAAATATTGCTAGGTCTCTTAATGTATCGTTTTGCTTATTACTTTATACCGCTGCTCATTTCAATGATATTATCTATCTTTGAATTCGGTACTTCTGCAAGACGTTATATTGAACAATCCAGATATTATACACCGGCAAAAGAAGTCACTAGTTTCTTATTTTCTTATCAAAAGGCTGTCGTTTCTAAGATTCCTTCGTTATCTTTAGGAATTTTAGTCGCTTTTACTAGCTTGATGTTCTTATTAAACAATGTATCGATTATTTATGATGGATTATACGATCCTAATCACATGTTTTATTATATTATTGTGACGATTCATACGAGTGCTTGTTTGATTTTAATGTTGAATGTACGAGGAATTTTTAAACAAAGCAGACGTGCCATTTTATTTGCTTTATTTGCGATTATTATCATTTTTGCGATTACCTTGTATATGAATACATCGGTATTGCTGATGTTTTGGCTAGTAGTTCTATTCGCATTGTTGGTTTATTCATTCAACAAAACAACGATTTTGAAACGACCACTTCGACTGCGTCATATTGTCGCTATGTTTTTTGTCAGTGCAGGTATGCTGATTTTAAATCATTATATTATTAAATTAGTGTTGAATGCGTTAGATGCATACAAGATGGAATTAGATAATTCGCTCCTACGTTATTATTTATGGTTGACGACACTCGTCATTTTCATCCTTGTGGCATTTATTGTCTGGTTATTTGAACAAGCATATTCTAAAGAGCGCCCGAAACCGGATTTCGAACGTTGTACAGAGATTATCCAGCAATACGGCGGCAACTATTTAAGCCACCTTATCTATAGTGGCGATAAAGAAGTATTTATGGATGAATCTGAAGAAGCATTTGTGATGTACCGCTACAAATCCAATGCTTTAGTTGTACTTGGAGATCCTATCGGTAACCCGGCACGTTTCCACCATTTATTAGAGACAATTTATGATTATGCAGTGAAGATGGGCTATGAAGTGATTTTCTATCAAGCGAGCGATCGTTATATGCCGTTGTATCATGATTTCGGTAATCAGTTCTTTAAATTAGGGGAAGAAGCGGTAATTGATTTAACGACCTTTACGACTTCAGGTAAGAAACGCAGAGGCTTCAGAGCAACATTGAATAAAATTGCTGATCAAGAGATCCAATTTGAAATTATAGAACCACCATTTTCACCGGAATTGATGAAACAATTGAAACAGGTCAGTGATGCATGGCTGGATGGAAAAAATGAAATGCATTTTTCAGTCGGCCAATTTACAGACAACTATGTCTCTAAAGCCCCGGTCGGTATCTTAAAAGAAAAAGACGGTAGAATTATTGCGTTCAGTACTTTAATGCCGACGCATTATAATGATTCATTCTCTGTAGACCTTATCCGTTGGCTCCCTGATGTTGATTTACCATTGATGGATGGTTTATACCTTCATATGTTGTTATGGGGCCAAGAACATGATTATAAAGCGTTCAACATGGGAATGGCGACATTATCTAATGTTGGACAGACGGAGTTCTCTTACTTGAATGAACGTATCGCAGGACGCATATTCGAAAACTTCAACAATTTATATCGCTTCCGCGGATTGAGACAATATAAAGAAAAGTTTAAACCTCACTGGGAACCAAGATACTTAGTATATTCTAGACATAGTTCCTTATGGCAGAATATGTTGAAAGTACTGCGTGTTATTCGTTCTAAACAATAGCATATGGAAAAGGAAACCTGATTGTCTGAAAGCTAGGCAATCGGGTTTTTATTTTTAAAGAGAGTACTGGGACAGTGTTTTTCAGCAAGCAAAGTCTAAATTAATTTCTGAAAAATGAGAATAGTCTGTTGACAAGGAGAAAGAATAGTTTTATACTCTGATTAAATTATATAAAACTTATCCAGAATGGTGGAGGGACTGGCCCGACGATACCAGGCAACCTATTTAAGTTAGGTGCTAATTCCAGCAGGTGAAGACCTGAAAGATAAGAAGTTTTGAGTCTATCTTTTCAGGTAGGCTTATTTTTTATGTTAAATAAGGGGGAAATAGAACATGACAAACGATTTTAAATTTGAAACATTGCAATTACACGCAGGACAGGAGGTAGATCCTACTTCGAATTCGAGAGCAGTACCCATTTATCAAACGACATCTTTCACATTCGATGATACACAACATGCGGCAGATTTATTCGGTTTAAACGCATTAGGCAATATTTATTCTCGCTTGACGAATCCGACCGTGGCTGTCTTTGAAACACGTGTTGCGGAATTGGAAGGCGGTGTTGCAGGGGTAGCAGTGGGTTCTGGTATGGCGGCTATTACGTATGCTGTACAAACAGTAGCTGAAGCAGGAGATCACATTGTAGCAAGCTCTACTTTATATGGTGGTACTTATACTTTATTCAGTCATACTTTGCCTAAGTATGGTATTGATGTTTCTATTGTCGACAGCAAGAACTTTGATGAAGTTAAAAATGCTATTAAAGATAATACTAAAGCGATTTATATTGAAACAATCGGCAATCCTGAAGGTAATGTAGAAGATGTAGAGAAATTAGCAGAAATTGCGCATGAAGCGGGAATTCCATTAATCGTGGATAACACTTTTGCTTCTCCATATTTATTCAGACCATTAGAACATGGCGCGAATATCGTGGTACATTCGGCGACTAAATTTATTGGCGGACATGGGACTTCTATGGGAGGCGTCGTAGTAGATGGCGGCAACTTCGATTGGAAACAAAATGACAAGTTCCCTGGTTTGACTGAACCTGATGCATCTTATCATGATTTAGTATTTGCGGATGCCTTTGGAGAAGCTGCTTTAGCGTTCAAAATCAGAACGACGTTATTACGTGACACAGGTGCTTGTCTGTCTCCTTTAAATGCTTTCTTACTCCTTCAAGGATTAGAAACATTATCTTTAAGAATGGAACGTCATGTTGAGAATGCTGAAAAGGTTGCTAAGTTCTTAGATAATCACGACAAAGTAGAATGGGTGAAATATGCGGGTCTTCCTTCTAGTGAGTACTATGATTTGAAAGAAAAATATCTTCCTAAAGGTGCATGTTCTATTTTCACTTTCGGTGTTAAAGGCGGTTATGAGGCAGGCATTAAATTTATCGAGTCGTTAGAATTATTCTCATTGCTTGCGAATGTAGGCGATGCTAAATCATTAGTGATTCATCCGGCTTCTACGACACATGCTCAATTAACTCCAGAAGAACAATTGACTGCGGGTATTACTCCTGAAACGATTCGTATTTCTGTAGGTCTTGAACATATTGATGATATCATTAATGACTTGGAAAAAGGATTAGACGCGATTTAACATGTTATTTACGAATAAAATTCCTATACTGCCTATACTACAAGAGGAGCACATCGAGTTTGCAAAACAAAGAATCAACGATGGTTTAAATCTCTTGATTGTTAATTTAATGCCGGTAAAAGAAGATGCAGAAAGACAACTGCTGCGATTGCTTGGACAAACGGATCATCCGATTAATATTGATTTTACCTATCCAGTGACTCATCAAAGCCGAACTTCTTCAAATGTGCATGCGGAGCAGTATTATCAGGAATTTGATGATATCAAGGATAAGGATTATGATGGTTTGATTATGACAGGAGCACCTGTTGAACATCTTGATTTTTCTGAAGTAGATTATATCGAGGAATTAAAGACTATCTATGAGTGGTCAGAAACTCATGTGAAACAACGTCTGTTTATTTGCTGGGGTGCACAATTTGCTTTGAATTATCGTTACGGTATTCACAAAAGAATGTTTCCTGAAAAATTAACAGGAATTTACCGCTATCATATTATGCAAGCACACCCTGTTTTATGCGAGATTCCTGAATATATCATTCCTCAATCTCGCGGTTCCTTTATGGATCCTTATGAGGTGATGGAGGAAGCGGATTTAGATGTGATTACTTATAGTCCGTATACTGGAGTAGATTTCATTTCCAATAAAGCACAGACCGATTTATATATCGGCGGTCATTTTGAATATGAACCAGAGACGTTGTTGAATGAGTATCAGAGAGATAGTGAGAAGAATGGGGAAGCGGCTGCTAAACCTAAGAATTATTTCCGAGGAGAATCGCTCACACCACTTCCTGCTTATTGGATTCCTTATGCTCAGCAACTCTTCCAAAACTGGGCAGATATGATGGAAAAGAATAGATGGCATCATAATGAAATTAATATTTTAGATTGATAATAGAATGTTTATAAATGCAAAAATGGCAAGAGGGCCTGTTCATTTAGTCCCTCTTACCATTTTTTTGCTGTTTGATTGCTTCGCGCTGTGCTTCCTCTTCAGCGAAACGCTCTGGATTCTTTTTGTAAAAATCTTGATGATAGTCTTCTGCTTCGTAGAATTCAGATACTGGCAATACTTGTGTTGCAATTGCCTTATGATGATCAATAGTAGATTTTAGTTCCTCAATATACTGTTCTGCTGTTTCTTTTTGATCTTCGTTGGTATAGAAGATAGCAGTACGGTATTGATTACCGCGATCTTGATATTGGCCTTCTGCATCAGTAGGATCGATGACAGAAAAGAAAATTTCTAATAATTTATGATAAGAAAATAGTGCAACGTCATATTCTACTTTCACCGTTTCTAAATGTCCTGTATTTCCTTTTTTAACTTCTTCATAAGTCGGATTTTCTACTGTGCCGCCCATATAACCTGATATTACTTTTTCAATACCGTCATACGAATCAAAAGGCTTAGTCATACACCAGAAACATCCGCCTGCAAAGTATGCAGTGTTGATATTCATGCTATCTATCCTTTCTTTGTCTGAGACCTTAGTACTATTTGTTAATAAAATACTTGATTTTTAAAAGGAAATTATATAACTTTAGTATGTATTAATTATATTACATAGACTGTCAATTTTGAAGATATAAGGTTGGGGAAAAATGACTGAAGAAGATAAAAATAAAGAAAATTATAAAAGAAGTAGTGGTAGTCCGCCTCCTCCACGTAAGAAGAGAATGAAGAAAAAGATACGTAAATTGCCTTTCATCTTGTTAGGCCTGCTGGTTATCTTAATAGCATTTGTTGTGTATGCTGTGTCTGGTTATAAAAGCGGTATCGATTATGCGAAAAAGCATAATTCGAATATGAAAGTTCAAAAATTTAACGGTCCTGTTAAAAATGATGGGAAAATTTCTATTTTACTGCTAGGTGCTGATAAATCTGATGGTGGTAAATCCCGCACAGATTCTATTATGGTCGCTCAATATGATTACATTCATAAGAAAATGAAAATTGTTTCGGTCATGCGTGATACGTACGCTAAGATACCAGGATACAGAAATTATAAAATTAATGCAGCTTATTCACTAGGCGGCCCTGAATTATTACGGAAAGCTTTAGTGGAAAATTATGGTATTAATCCAGAGTATTATGCGGTTGTCGACTTTAAAGGTTTCGAAAAAATGATTGATGAATTAGCGCCGGATGGTGTGCCGATAGATGTCGAGAAGGATATGTCTGAACTCATTGGCGTATCATTGAAAAAAGGTCATCATAATTTAAATGGTAAAGAATTATTGGGTTATGCGCGTTTCCGTCACGATCCAGAAGGTGACTTCGGACGTGTGCGCAGACAGCAGCAAGTAATTCAAGCACTTAAACAAGAAATGACTAAACCTGGAGCGATATTTAAATTGCCGAAGGTAGCAGGTATTTTAAGAGGATATTTAAATACTAATATTCCAGATTCTGCCTTGATTCAAACGGGTGTCAATTTCGGTATCAGAGGAGATAAAGACGTTAAAACATTAACTGTACCGATGAAAGGGACTTACCAAGATATTCAAACAGCGGAAAGCGGCAGTGCTTTAGAAGTAGATAAGCCGAAAAATAAAAAAGCTATTCAGGAATTCTTAAAAAATAATTCTGATTCTAAAAAAGAGGATACTCAAAAGAAATAGTCAAAAAGTAAGCCCGGAAAATTGTTTCTGATTTTCCGGGCTTACTTTTGTTTTGATTATTGATCTGATTTTCTGACGCCGCCAACACCATAATGTGTAGGTTTCATTTCTTCTAATACGACGCTGATAGCATTGCGGTCTGCTTTAGTTGTTCTTTCAACAGCATCTGTGACTTCTTTAACTAAGTCTTTTAATTGTTCATCAGAACGTCCTTCAATTAATTTAATGTTCACTAATGGCATGTGAACCCCTCCTTTTGTTTAATTCATAGTTATTATAGCATTTTTTAAACGGTTGTATTCAAAATTTGTATGCTAAATTTTAGAACGTTTATTCCCCTTTGCGTTGAATAAGAACAAATGTTCGTATGTAATAGAAATATCAAATGGCGGGGGCGATAATATGTATGATTATCATTTGTTAGAAGATAGAGACATCTTATGTATTGACCAAAAAAGTTTTTTTGCAAGCGTATCATGTATATCTAAAGGACTCGATCCTATGACTACAAAATTAGCAGTTGTAGCAGATACAAAGCGGCAAGGGTCTGTAGTATTAGCTGCTACACCACCACTTAAAGCTATCGGTATTAAAACAGGTTCAAGATTATTTGAAATACCACATCGGAATGATATTTATATTATTAATCCAAGTATGCGCAAGTATCTGGACGTATCTATTATGATTTCTAAAATTGCTTTGCAATATGTACCACCAGAGGATTTACATCAATATAGTATTGATGAGTTCTTTATGGATGTAACAGACAGCTATCATCGATTCAGCAGTACTTTGCATTCATTTTGTATTAAGTTGATGAAAGAGATTTATGATAAAACACAAATCTATTGTACTGTAGGCATAGGTTCTAATATGCTATTGAGTAAATTAGCAATGGATATTGAAGCGAAACATCAACCGAACAGGATGGCAGAATGGCGTTACCAAGATGTGCCTGAGAAATTATGGAAGATAAAGCCGCTTAATAAGTTTTGGGGTATCAATAAGCGCACCGAAAAGAAATTAAATAAGCGCGGTATTTTTACTATTGGAGATTTAGCACATTATCCTCATCGCTATCTGAAAAGGGATTTTGGTATTAAAGGAATTGATTTGCATTTACACGCGCATGGTATTGATCAAAGTAAAATTCGAGAGAAATATAAAACGACTAATCCTTCTATCTGTAAAAGTCAAATTCTGATGCGAGATTATCACTATGAAGATGCGAAAGTGGTGATGCAAGAATTAATAGAAGATGTAGCGATGCGTGTGCGTTTACGTAAAATGCGTGCGCGAACGATTCATTTTGCGTTCGGTTATAGAGATGGCGGCGGGGTGCATAAGCAGTTTACTCTG
Coding sequences:
- a CDS encoding AI-2E family transporter; the encoded protein is MANNDKPQRFSISETRFMKFIGGKNLLFGLVMLILIGIAIFIFDKVSYIFQPFVIIFNTIAAPVILGLILFYLFNPIINIMERYRITRLWGIIILYCVAAAVIALIINLLIPVIGGQIKSFGHHMPRYVDKFNGLVDQVMSMSKGTGISSFYGQIQDQLDKLAKKAPTMISNYFDGFGTKVMSFAEAVVNIGVVLVTTPFVLFFFLKDGHHFKETAIKIVPPKFRQDFHEIIESMSMQVGSYIQGQMFVSLCIGILLFIGYSIIGLDYSLVLACIAAVTSVVPYLGPTIAISPAIIIALITSPIMLLKLVVVWTLVQFFEGHFISPNVMGKTLKVHPLTIIFVLLCAGNLLGVVGVILAIPGYAVLKVLVMHLFDIFKRRYNRYYGHDSEPYEVSTEEWANNPNNELEK
- the mprF gene encoding bifunctional lysylphosphatidylglycerol flippase/synthetase MprF encodes the protein MSKELKGRLFTIAKIVFATVLFIVVATILYREIAHMDFKKAFILFEKLNRVQLTGVFAIGAASILLLSFYDYIMVRTLKLSIPLGKVFRISYIINALNSIIGFGGFIGAGMRLAVYRNYTKDTKTLMHYISLVLLSMLTGLSFLSILVVTHVFNASHLLYRYPAVHIMMYVVALFLPAFIIFTIKKPVQQNHRLTGVYLTMVSAVEWIAASTVLYFSLRVVHLDVPYTSVIGIFIIAAIAGLISFIPGGFGAFDVVILVGLKYLGLPEEKILLGLLMYRFAYYFIPLLISMILSIFEFGTSARRYIEQSRYYTPAKEVTSFLFSYQKAVVSKIPSLSLGILVAFTSLMFLLNNVSIIYDGLYDPNHMFYYIIVTIHTSACLILMLNVRGIFKQSRRAILFALFAIIIIFAITLYMNTSVLLMFWLVVLFALLVYSFNKTTILKRPLRLRHIVAMFFVSAGMLILNHYIIKLVLNALDAYKMELDNSLLRYYLWLTTLVIFILVAFIVWLFEQAYSKERPKPDFERCTEIIQQYGGNYLSHLIYSGDKEVFMDESEEAFVMYRYKSNALVVLGDPIGNPARFHHLLETIYDYAVKMGYEVIFYQASDRYMPLYHDFGNQFFKLGEEAVIDLTTFTTSGKKRRGFRATLNKIADQEIQFEIIEPPFSPELMKQLKQVSDAWLDGKNEMHFSVGQFTDNYVSKAPVGILKEKDGRIIAFSTLMPTHYNDSFSVDLIRWLPDVDLPLMDGLYLHMLLWGQEHDYKAFNMGMATLSNVGQTEFSYLNERIAGRIFENFNNLYRFRGLRQYKEKFKPHWEPRYLVYSRHSSLWQNMLKVLRVIRSKQ
- a CDS encoding O-acetylhomoserine aminocarboxypropyltransferase/cysteine synthase family protein, with translation MTNDFKFETLQLHAGQEVDPTSNSRAVPIYQTTSFTFDDTQHAADLFGLNALGNIYSRLTNPTVAVFETRVAELEGGVAGVAVGSGMAAITYAVQTVAEAGDHIVASSTLYGGTYTLFSHTLPKYGIDVSIVDSKNFDEVKNAIKDNTKAIYIETIGNPEGNVEDVEKLAEIAHEAGIPLIVDNTFASPYLFRPLEHGANIVVHSATKFIGGHGTSMGGVVVDGGNFDWKQNDKFPGLTEPDASYHDLVFADAFGEAALAFKIRTTLLRDTGACLSPLNAFLLLQGLETLSLRMERHVENAEKVAKFLDNHDKVEWVKYAGLPSSEYYDLKEKYLPKGACSIFTFGVKGGYEAGIKFIESLELFSLLANVGDAKSLVIHPASTTHAQLTPEEQLTAGITPETIRISVGLEHIDDIINDLEKGLDAI
- a CDS encoding homoserine O-acetyltransferase/O-succinyltransferase family protein; protein product: MLFTNKIPILPILQEEHIEFAKQRINDGLNLLIVNLMPVKEDAERQLLRLLGQTDHPINIDFTYPVTHQSRTSSNVHAEQYYQEFDDIKDKDYDGLIMTGAPVEHLDFSEVDYIEELKTIYEWSETHVKQRLFICWGAQFALNYRYGIHKRMFPEKLTGIYRYHIMQAHPVLCEIPEYIIPQSRGSFMDPYEVMEEADLDVITYSPYTGVDFISNKAQTDLYIGGHFEYEPETLLNEYQRDSEKNGEAAAKPKNYFRGESLTPLPAYWIPYAQQLFQNWADMMEKNRWHHNEINILD
- the msrA gene encoding peptide-methionine (S)-S-oxide reductase MsrA, which encodes MNINTAYFAGGCFWCMTKPFDSYDGIEKVISGYMGGTVENPTYEEVKKGNTGHLETVKVEYDVALFSYHKLLEIFFSVIDPTDAEGQYQDRGNQYRTAIFYTNEDQKETAEQYIEELKSTIDHHKAIATQVLPVSEFYEAEDYHQDFYKKNPERFAEEEAQREAIKQQKNGKRD
- a CDS encoding LCP family protein → MTEEDKNKENYKRSSGSPPPPRKKRMKKKIRKLPFILLGLLVILIAFVVYAVSGYKSGIDYAKKHNSNMKVQKFNGPVKNDGKISILLLGADKSDGGKSRTDSIMVAQYDYIHKKMKIVSVMRDTYAKIPGYRNYKINAAYSLGGPELLRKALVENYGINPEYYAVVDFKGFEKMIDELAPDGVPIDVEKDMSELIGVSLKKGHHNLNGKELLGYARFRHDPEGDFGRVRRQQQVIQALKQEMTKPGAIFKLPKVAGILRGYLNTNIPDSALIQTGVNFGIRGDKDVKTLTVPMKGTYQDIQTAESGSALEVDKPKNKKAIQEFLKNNSDSKKEDTQKK
- a CDS encoding 2-hydroxymuconate tautomerase — its product is MPLVNIKLIEGRSDEQLKDLVKEVTDAVERTTKADRNAISVVLEEMKPTHYGVGGVRKSDQ
- a CDS encoding Y-family DNA polymerase, which encodes MYDYHLLEDRDILCIDQKSFFASVSCISKGLDPMTTKLAVVADTKRQGSVVLAATPPLKAIGIKTGSRLFEIPHRNDIYIINPSMRKYLDVSIMISKIALQYVPPEDLHQYSIDEFFMDVTDSYHRFSSTLHSFCIKLMKEIYDKTQIYCTVGIGSNMLLSKLAMDIEAKHQPNRMAEWRYQDVPEKLWKIKPLNKFWGINKRTEKKLNKRGIFTIGDLAHYPHRYLKRDFGIKGIDLHLHAHGIDQSKIREKYKTTNPSICKSQILMRDYHYEDAKVVMQELIEDVAMRVRLRKMRARTIHFAFGYRDGGGVHKQFTLQEPTNLDKEIWGMVEKWADKLCDRELLYRTLSISLTQFVPEGIQQLNLFVDEYERKRSEALAKTIDQLQQKYGKGIVSKAVSYTDAGTKYGRLGLMAGHKM